One Rosa chinensis cultivar Old Blush chromosome 3, RchiOBHm-V2, whole genome shotgun sequence DNA window includes the following coding sequences:
- the LOC112192318 gene encoding nucleolar protein 58, giving the protein MEDKVEWKGEEKVNKEELHLVIKTKDAELGGDSKEEKTEKELEIKTKSVEKLKPEYKEEEEKDTKTNKEKEKEEDEELKKTENKDKKKDKDKQGKKKKKKSKDCGGSEDDGERDQKEKKKKDKQEKKNKGKGLDEEEEEIECKDEKSSVKDDSKHTEEELDKNEEKKNKLKVDEESDDQKEEKKKVKDKKDQKEEKKKGKNKEEEDRDNEDEDNEEKEGKKKKKDKEKYDDNEKEGKKKKNKKGKDKKRRKTGSMMKTKRRWTGRRGRRNTKM; this is encoded by the coding sequence ATGGAAGACAAAGTTGAatggaaaggagaagaaaaggtTAACAAGGAAGAACTCCATTTAGTGATCAAGACCAAGGATGCAGAACTAGGCGGTGACTCCAAGGAGGAAAAGACAGAGAAGGAACTTGAAATAAAGACCAAGTCGGTGGAAAAACTGAAGCCAGAGtataaggaggaggaggagaaagacACGAAAACgaacaaggaaaaagagaaagaagaagatgaagagttgAAGAAGACAGAGAACAAAGATAAAAAGAAGGACAAGGATAaacaaggaaagaagaagaagaaaaagagcaaAGATTGTGGGGGCTCAGAAGATGATGGAGAGAGGgatcaaaaagagaaaaagaagaaagacaaacaagagaagaagaacaaaggTAAAGGgttagatgaagaagaagaagagatagaatgCAAAGATGAAAAATCGAGTGTTAAGGATGATTCTAAGCACACAGAGGAAGAGCTGGacaaaaatgaagagaagaagaataagcTCAAGGTAGATGAAGAAAGCGATGaccagaaagaagagaaaaagaaggttAAAGATAAGAAAGaccagaaagaagagaaaaagaagggtAAAAATAAAGAAGAGGAGGATCGGGATAATGAGGATGAGGACAATGAAGAAAAGgaagggaaaaagaagaagaaggataagGAAAAATATGATGACAATGAAAaagaggggaagaagaagaaaaataagaaaggcaaggacaaaaaaagaagaaagacggGGAGTATGATGAAAACGAAGAGAAGATGGACGGGGAGGAGAGGAAGGAGAAACACAAAAATGTAG